The proteins below come from a single Microbulbifer sp. Q7 genomic window:
- a CDS encoding 4Fe-4S dicluster domain-containing protein, translating to MTAQDCVLRAEDLELLIQAIRARGHQVIGPTVKDGAITYGEIHTSADLPQGWSDQQEKGHYRLVRNDTPAYFAYAVGAGAWKQFLQLPRRQVWQARQSDGDLNFVEVIDVAPRVAFLGVRSCELHAIEIQDRVFSGGSFQNESYSERRDNALLIAVNCTAPAATCFCTAMNTGPRVTLPADLTMTEVIGADEHYFLIGSGSQQGRDILGDLPLAPATEAQRNAEESAVRGAAQKMESGPRQFNSADVKDLLYRNYDSPLWEQVADRCLSCANCTMACPTCFCSTVEDSTDLSGEHAERWERWDSCFTGEFSYISGGSVRPDTKSRYRQWMTHKLATWHDQFGTSGCVGCGRCITWCPVGIDFTEEIHTLREMEKP from the coding sequence GTGACCGCACAAGATTGTGTACTACGGGCAGAGGATCTGGAGTTACTTATCCAGGCCATCCGTGCGCGTGGGCACCAGGTAATCGGTCCAACTGTCAAAGACGGGGCCATCACCTATGGAGAAATTCACACCAGCGCCGATCTACCGCAGGGTTGGTCGGATCAGCAGGAAAAAGGCCACTACCGCCTGGTGCGTAATGACACGCCAGCCTATTTCGCCTATGCCGTAGGCGCGGGCGCATGGAAACAGTTCCTACAGTTGCCGCGACGCCAGGTGTGGCAGGCCCGGCAATCGGATGGCGACCTGAACTTTGTGGAAGTCATTGACGTCGCACCGCGCGTGGCCTTTCTTGGCGTGCGCAGCTGTGAACTACACGCCATCGAAATTCAGGACCGAGTATTCTCCGGCGGGTCATTCCAAAACGAAAGTTACAGCGAACGACGGGACAACGCGCTGCTGATCGCCGTTAATTGCACTGCGCCCGCGGCCACCTGTTTCTGCACCGCGATGAACACCGGCCCGAGAGTGACGTTACCCGCGGACCTCACCATGACCGAGGTGATCGGTGCTGACGAACACTACTTCCTCATCGGGAGCGGCTCGCAACAAGGCCGCGACATTCTCGGCGACCTGCCGCTGGCACCCGCCACAGAAGCACAACGTAACGCAGAAGAGAGCGCTGTGCGCGGTGCCGCGCAAAAGATGGAAAGCGGGCCTCGCCAGTTTAATAGCGCTGACGTCAAGGACCTGCTGTATCGCAACTATGACAGTCCGCTGTGGGAGCAAGTCGCAGACCGCTGTCTGTCCTGTGCCAACTGCACCATGGCTTGCCCCACCTGCTTCTGCTCCACGGTTGAAGACAGCACAGACCTCAGTGGTGAGCACGCAGAGCGCTGGGAGCGCTGGGATTCCTGCTTTACCGGGGAGTTCAGCTATATCAGTGGTGGCTCCGTGCGACCGGATACAAAAAGCCGATACCGCCAGTGGATGACCCACAAGCTGGCCACCTGGCACGATCAATTTGGCACTTCGGGCTGTGTGGGTTGCGGCCGTTGTATCACCTGGTGCCCGGTGGGCATCGATTTCACGGAAGAGATACACACGCTACGGGAGATGGAAAAACCATGA